TCTTCATCTCCTGGAAGGAGGTGTGGTGCAGGATTCTCTCCACTGTTCCTTCCGCCAGCTCCTTGCCCAGGAAGTGCAAGATCTTCTGCACCTCCCGTCGTGGATCCTGCAGGGTGGTTGACATGAGGAGACTGCCAAAAAAGCTGGGGGGCAACCAGGGCTCCTTCCCCTCCATCCCACTCTCACCTTCTTCATGTCCTCATAGAAAAGGTAGAGCatcttctcctgcttcttctccCACCATCCACGCACGTGGTCGTACCAGGACCCGTAGGCCACTGTGGGATATGGTCAAGGGATTAACTGAAAACTGGGGTAGCGGGGGATGTCCTTCCCACCGGCATTTCAGGGTGGGCATCTTGTGGCTCAGCCCCAACCTTTGCCAGCCATGAAGTTCTCCAAGAACTCAGCCTTTGTGCCAGGGTCAGGGTGTATCTTGGCCATGTGGTGGAAGTAGTAGTAGGAGATGACAACATCCTTGGGGTTGCGGGCCATGTAGATAATCTGGAGAGAGCCAAGGATGTGTTTGGGAGGTACAGAGTGATGCTTCCTCCCCACCAACCCAGACGGGGAGAGAAACAGGGGGCACCTGCCATGTTACCTTGCAGTCCTTCTCCCAGAAGGAGGTCGGGAGGAGCTGAACCGGGAGATGGGTCTTTACTAGCCGTGGGGATGGGGTATTCTCCAGCTGCTCAACACCTGTGGCACAGGGGACTGAAAGGTGTGAGCCCCAGCACTCTCACCCCCACCCTGGCTCTGTTTCCTCTCCACCCAAgccaggcagctgggctggggaagctCACCACTCGGCCCTTTGGAGACCTTCATTTCCAGGAAGGGCACGCGGTTGTAGATGGCATCCCGTCGGCACTTCTCCACATCACCATCGTGGTAGATCATGTCCATGATCTCACTCAGCCATGTtgtgcctgcagcacagggacagcgTTGCAAAGGCTGGTGTCACCCCATCCCCCCTGCACCCTTCCCCAGGACCACTCACCAGATTTGGGGTAGGTGGAGATGAGCAGGTCGTCTGGACGGGCTTGGAAAGCCTTCACCTGTGGCCAGCCCTCGATGAAGCTCTTGAAGAGGGGGATGCCATGGAggcttcccagctcctgcctgatTACATCTTTCTGCTCCATGGCTAACAGTGGGTCCACACAGCACTGGCTGttttccctgctggcagcctcCACAACCTCGGGACTGGCAGGCTCCTGTACCAAGACTGTGCCTGGGGCAGTACTGGATCCTGTAGCAGGactgtgcccagggcagtgccccATCAGGCAAAGTCCAGCCCGGATCACATGTGGCAGAGGTACTGCCAGTGCCACAGGGGCATGCCCTGATCCCTGGCAGGATGCCACCCTGATAACGTGAATGCTGGCCATGCACTAAGCCCAAGCCATGACGGGTCAGGAATGGAGCCCAGCATCACCTCTCCTCCCACCTGTCTGCACTTCTCCCCCAGCTACAGCCCCTTTAATGAGTGCCATGGGGttgtggagctgcagggacagctctgccaCCCAGGCCCATCGCTGGTGCAGCTGTACCTCTCAGGATTCTGTGTGCCCTGGTGCCCAGGAGCCCTGGCACCTCCACCCTCCTGCCGTGCCCAGGCTGTAATGGTTAACGAGAGCTGGCTTGGCTACGGAGCACAGAGGATGTGAAGGAGGTTCaaagtgccagcagctggggccTGGGACGGTTTTGGAGTgggctctgcctctctccccCCACTGCTCCATGAGCACTGTGTTGCCCTGCAGTGTCCCTGCTTGTCCTGGCTGGGGACCAGACTGGCTGGGACCTGGCTGAGGGTGCTGCAAGAAGGGTGtgcctccctcctgccttcctgggtGCTCCTTTGATGCCTCTTTTAGGAAAGGGCTGAATAAGCTGATCTTCTCCATCCTGGATGATGTGGTCCAGCAGGCTGTGCAATACAGGAACTCACCATGAtggagcaggtgctgctctTGCTCCAGGAGGAGAtcaaggagaaggagaagcaaaAGCCAAGTGGTGCCTGGCCCAGGCCAGGTCAGTGGGGTCTCTGGCAAAGGAGGCACCAGTGCAGGATTTAGCATCTGGACCATTTGCAGAAATTGTATCCAATGAGGGAGTTGGAAGACAGTAAACGGGTCTGTTACTCTGACAAAAAATTACATgtaacatttgcattttcagctgATGATGAGGAAATAACATTATGATCCCTAATTAAAGCTGAAACACAGATGATGGTCAGGGTCAGCAAACTGCTACTAAAAAGGTACCATATATGGTGACTGAGAGATCAAAATTCCAGGAAAAGTCTAGCGGACTTACACGGGATGGAAACATACAGGGTGATCCCCACAACAGAGAATCAGGGAAAAGATGATTCTTTATCTCCTTAAACTCCCCCTGCATCTACTACACCTCAGAGTAGAGAGTAAATCACACCACAAAAAACTACACCATTTGGTCCAATTCAGGTGACTGATTTGCAAGGGAATTCTGTCCATAAACCAGGTGATACTAAAATCCAGCAACTGGAATCCTATGAGCGCATACACAATAATGGCCCATACATTCGGATCCGAGTTGATTCTCATCAAAAATTAATTGCTAACACCATTGAAACACTCCAAGATAATGTCTCTTTGCCTCTTGGTTGTATTCAAGCCCAGCTGTGGGTGCAGTATATGACAGCTGCTATCGCACAGGAAGGTGAAGACGGTACCTTGCCTGCTGAGATTCAGTGCTCCCTATGGGATGCCACACTGGGCTCCATCACCCCCACATCTCCAGCACAGTGAGATGCCCCATCACAGCCAGAGACCCATCGTGGCTGAagcccagtgcccagcacccctTCTCAGGTGCTCCAGCTTTACTGGTGCAGTTACAAGGGGAAGCACTTTGGGGTCTGGCCCTGTGACTGCCCCTCTCCAgggcctggcagtgcccagcctgtTCCTGGCACACTGGTGGGAGAGCCATGCATGCCAGGTCCTGGCTCCCTGGATTTCCCAGCACCCACAAACTGCTAGGGTAGGACCCTGCTCCCCACTGcaccctgcagagctcaggaggtgggtgccagctcctgccacctcccaggGCATCACATGGGTCCCCTGGCCCCAAGCAGCACCATCTGGGGACAAccaccctgctgtgccaggcacacGGCTacatcctgccctgctgcctgtttATTTAATCCCCCACACAGACACCCTGATGCCCTGAGGCCAGATGCACACCCCGTGTCCCATGGCAAGATCCCATCCCAGAGCCATGTCTCCCTGCCGGAGgccccctgcctgccccacagTGCCCAACTGGGGTAACCACAATCCGGGGTCCCTCTTTTAGCGTCCATTCACAGCCACGTGGAGCCTCCGCTCCCTGTCACGTGCATGCAGAGTGGTGCAGAACGCGgtgcaggaaaacagcacaggaacATGGAACTGTCCCAGCTCCAGATGGATTTATGGGGATAGCTATTAGCTCTCCCATGACACTGTCAGCGTATAAATGGATTAAAACCCGGCTCTTAGTTGGCTCATTGCTCTTTATTCCAGAACTACTTTTCTCATCCATCCCACTAGGGCTTGGTGACCATGTCAGATCCCTCCCTTGTCTCTCATCCCCAAAACATATCTGGGGATGTTGGGCGGGAATATCATCTGTAGCTCAGCGGGATGCTTTGATGCCCAGCTCCCGGTCCACTGCCTGGAGGAAACGTTCGTTGAGAAAAAGCATCTGCCCATGGGGCAGGAGACGATCCAGGAGGCCATCAGCAGCATCAGGACGGAGCAGGACGTCAGCGCCGGGGCCGAGGAGGcgcagggagaggagcaggcgGGGAGCCAGGCGCCGCAGGGTGATCTCAGCCAATGACAGATTCTCTTGGGGTTCACAAACCAAGGCAAAGGCGAGGGCCAGCACTGATAACCAGACTACTGTCACCCGCTCAGGGAACGGGTCTCCAGGGGGCATCTGGAAAAGACCCCCTGGAGCATCCTGGAGTGACACTGGCTCATCAGGTAGCtgggggagctgtggggaggatGGGCGCCCCAAGGATGACTGAAGCAGTTGGCAATGCGAGGCCACTTGcctggaagagaaaagagggaCCCTCATGTAAAGGACCCCCGCCTCATACAGGGACAGAGTGACCCCTCTGTGGGGGGAACAGGGTCCCGAAGTCCTGCCGAGTCCAGCATCCCCAGCAAGGGCGGATCTCATGAATGGGGGGCATGGTCCTGTGGCTCTCGCTGAGCCATGTCCCCCGAAAAGGGGGCTGCCACATTTCTGAGGGTCCCACCGGGCCCAGGCTCCCCTCAGGAATAagtgtcccagccctgggggtCCAGCAAAGCCCAGGAGTCCTCCCATCAAAAAAAGGGTGTATCACGGCTC
This window of the Corvus cornix cornix isolate S_Up_H32 chromosome 4, ASM73873v5, whole genome shotgun sequence genome carries:
- the LOC104697141 gene encoding sulfotransferase 1 family member D1-like isoform X2, coding for MASIHVIRVASCQGSGHAPVALAVPLPHVIRAGLCLMGHCPGHSPATGSSTAPGTVLVQEPASPEVVEAASRENSQCCVDPLLAMEQKDVIRQELGSLHGIPLFKSFIEGWPQVKAFQARPDDLLISTYPKSGTTWLSEIMDMIYHDGDVEKCRRDAIYNRVPFLEMKVSKGPSGVEQLENTPSPRLVKTHLPVQLLPTSFWEKDCKIIYMARNPKDVVISYYYFHHMAKIHPDPGTKAEFLENFMAGKVAYGSWYDHVRGWWEKKQEKMLYLFYEDMKKDPRREVQKILHFLGKELAEGTVERILHHTSFQEMKKNPAANYETMLPTMMDHSVSPFLRKGISGDWKNHFTVAQNERFNQHYQEHMAGSDLHFQMEV
- the LOC104697141 gene encoding sulfotransferase 1 family member D1-like isoform X1; translation: MASIHVIRVASCQGSGHAPVALAVPLPHVIRAGLCLMGHCPGHSPATGSSTAPGTVLVQEPASPEVVEAASRENSQCCVDPLLAMEQKDVIRQELGSLHGIPLFKSFIEGWPQVKAFQARPDDLLISTYPKSGTTWLSEIMDMIYHDGDVEKCRRDAIYNRVPFLEMKVSKGPSVPCATGVEQLENTPSPRLVKTHLPVQLLPTSFWEKDCKIIYMARNPKDVVISYYYFHHMAKIHPDPGTKAEFLENFMAGKVAYGSWYDHVRGWWEKKQEKMLYLFYEDMKKDPRREVQKILHFLGKELAEGTVERILHHTSFQEMKKNPAANYETMLPTMMDHSVSPFLRKGISGDWKNHFTVAQNERFNQHYQEHMAGSDLHFQMEV
- the AP5S1 gene encoding AP-5 complex subunit sigma-1; the protein is MVQAFVLLAPGGPAGHGPCRVLYARTFGTPRRPPSGGPRQRLRRKEQLLVVARQVASHCQLLQSSLGRPSSPQLPQLPDEPVSLQDAPGGLFQMPPGDPFPERVTVVWLSVLALAFALVCEPQENLSLAEITLRRLAPRLLLSLRLLGPGADVLLRPDAADGLLDRLLPHGQMLFLNERFLQAVDRELGIKASR